In the Clostridium sporogenes genome, one interval contains:
- a CDS encoding MBL fold metallo-hydrolase codes for MKIKTPRVLLLLIVVVSLFYTKALAKDRVPEVHFIDTGQSDCILIRTGKENYLIDTGWEYYSSKILSYLNSNNVDKIDGIILTHYHDDHYGGLNMLLKTAKVKKLYLPKHDGGDKKKVINIIKKHKVKYDWIEDGWEVKGRKLNLKAVAPMNIDSKNENNNSIVLFGKIDGIKYLFLGDCEKKEEMDMICNERIQECDILKVSHHGFKTSNSDKLLDRAKPKIAVVTCDGIYSPDKVVINRLKSKGIKVLTTSNKGNIIIRDNKIIWNKYSHYINKGKRFMGNIYLKLIS; via the coding sequence ATGAAAATAAAAACACCTAGAGTTTTATTATTGCTTATTGTTGTAGTAAGTTTGTTTTATACAAAGGCTTTAGCAAAGGATCGAGTTCCAGAGGTACATTTTATAGATACAGGTCAAAGTGATTGCATATTAATTAGAACAGGAAAAGAGAATTATTTAATAGATACTGGTTGGGAATATTATAGTAGTAAAATATTAAGTTATTTAAATTCTAATAATGTAGATAAAATAGATGGAATTATATTAACTCATTATCATGATGATCATTATGGTGGATTAAATATGCTTTTAAAAACAGCTAAGGTAAAAAAGTTATATTTGCCTAAACATGATGGTGGTGATAAGAAAAAAGTAATTAATATTATAAAAAAACATAAAGTTAAGTATGATTGGATAGAAGATGGATGGGAAGTTAAAGGAAGAAAGTTAAATTTAAAGGCTGTAGCTCCTATGAATATAGATAGTAAGAATGAAAATAATAATTCTATAGTATTATTTGGTAAAATAGATGGAATTAAATATCTATTTTTAGGAGATTGTGAAAAAAAAGAGGAAATGGATATGATATGTAATGAACGAATTCAAGAATGTGATATTTTAAAAGTTTCTCATCATGGTTTTAAAACTAGTAATAGTGATAAACTTTTAGATAGGGCTAAACCTAAAATTGCTGTTGTTACTTGTGATGGTATCTATAGTCCAGATAAAGTTGTAATAAATAGATTAAAAAGCAAAGGCATAAAAGTTCTTACAACAAGTAATAAAGGGAATATAATAATTAGGGACAATAAAATAATTTGGAATAAATATTCGCATTATATAAACAAAGGAAAAAGATTTATGGGGAATATTTATTTAAAACTAATATCTTAA
- a CDS encoding gamma carbonic anhydrase family protein has product MIYEYNGKKPVIKENVFLAKSADLIGDVVLEENCTVLFGAVLRGDINSIHIGSGSNIQDNCVVHVDEGDLNVHIGNNVTIGHGAILHGCKINDNSLIGMGSIILNGVEIGSNTIIGAGSLVTSNKKIPSGVLCMGSPARVIRELSESEIASIKESAQDYMDLNKNFSRE; this is encoded by the coding sequence ATGATTTACGAATATAATGGGAAAAAACCTGTAATAAAAGAAAATGTTTTTTTAGCTAAAAGTGCAGATTTAATAGGGGATGTAGTTCTAGAAGAGAATTGCACAGTGCTATTTGGGGCAGTTTTAAGAGGAGATATAAATAGTATACATATTGGAAGTGGGTCTAATATACAAGATAACTGTGTTGTACATGTAGATGAAGGGGATTTAAATGTACATATAGGAAATAATGTAACAATAGGACATGGAGCTATACTGCATGGATGTAAAATAAATGATAATTCCTTAATAGGTATGGGTTCTATTATATTAAATGGAGTAGAGATAGGATCAAACACTATAATTGGAGCAGGAAGTTTAGTAACTTCTAATAAAAAAATACCTTCAGGAGTACTATGCATGGGATCACCTGCAAGAGTAATACGAGAACTTAGTGAGAGCGAAATAGCTAGTATAAAAGAATCAGCACAGGATTATATGGATTTAAATAAAAATTTTAGTAGAGAATAA
- a CDS encoding amino acid permease has product MDENNKLKKEIGLFVATFIVAGNIIGSGIFMLPATLAAVSGPGATMAAWIITGIGSIFLALSFARLGSKIPKTGGPYQYAKIAFGDFVGFINAWLYWSATCIANAAIITAIASYSSSLIPALKTNGLYAFLYTSLILWAFNILNIVGVKQASAFETVITIFKLGVFLIFIIIGFINFNPQYITPAFPKGKGFSTVPLAAATTLWAFSGFESASIAAGEIKNAEKNVKLSTIYGLLIAVFVYLIISFVAMGGLPQHILAKSNSPMSDILALHLSSRAVNLFLLAVVITIFGTISGWIMLTARISYAAAIDGMFPQAFAKVHPKYRTPYVGIIINGILSNIVLLMNYTGSMVSAYNFMILLATLAYLPVYAITNAADILLLSKREEKFNLGNFITNSIVPLIGFIYAIWAVYGTGAQSALYGLILGFTGIPFYIYMKMKDKSQIEKIRKQQ; this is encoded by the coding sequence ATGGATGAAAATAATAAACTGAAAAAAGAAATAGGACTTTTTGTTGCTACATTTATAGTAGCTGGTAATATAATTGGATCAGGAATATTTATGCTTCCAGCTACTTTAGCAGCAGTATCAGGACCAGGTGCTACTATGGCGGCTTGGATTATAACTGGTATAGGTTCTATATTTTTAGCATTATCTTTTGCACGATTAGGATCAAAAATTCCAAAAACAGGAGGACCTTATCAATACGCTAAAATAGCCTTTGGAGACTTCGTAGGATTTATTAATGCATGGCTTTATTGGAGTGCTACATGTATAGCCAATGCTGCTATAATAACGGCTATAGCAAGTTATTCTTCAAGTCTAATTCCAGCTTTAAAAACTAATGGATTATATGCGTTTTTATATACTTCTCTTATATTGTGGGCGTTTAATATATTAAACATTGTAGGGGTAAAACAAGCTAGTGCTTTTGAAACAGTTATAACTATATTTAAATTAGGAGTATTTTTAATTTTTATAATAATAGGTTTTATTAATTTTAATCCACAATATATTACTCCTGCATTTCCAAAAGGTAAAGGGTTTAGTACAGTTCCTTTAGCAGCAGCAACTACATTATGGGCATTTTCTGGGTTTGAGTCAGCTAGTATAGCAGCAGGAGAAATAAAAAATGCTGAAAAAAATGTTAAGTTAAGTACTATTTATGGACTTTTAATAGCAGTATTTGTATATTTAATAATAAGTTTTGTAGCTATGGGTGGATTACCACAGCACATATTAGCAAAAAGTAATTCTCCTATGAGTGATATATTAGCACTACATTTAAGTAGTAGAGCTGTAAATCTATTTTTATTAGCTGTTGTCATAACTATATTTGGAACCATATCAGGATGGATAATGTTAACAGCTAGAATTTCCTATGCAGCAGCTATAGATGGAATGTTTCCACAAGCTTTTGCAAAGGTACATCCTAAATATAGAACTCCTTATGTAGGAATTATAATAAATGGAATACTAAGTAATATTGTTCTTTTAATGAATTATACAGGATCTATGGTATCAGCTTATAACTTTATGATTTTATTAGCTACTTTAGCATATTTACCTGTATATGCTATAACTAATGCAGCAGATATATTACTTTTATCTAAAAGAGAAGAAAAATTTAATTTAGGAAATTTTATTACAAATTCTATTGTTCCATTAATAGGATTTATTTATGCTATTTGGGCAGTTTATGGAACAGGTGCCCAATCTGCTTTATATGGTCTGATATTAGGTTTTACAGGTATACCATTTTATATTTATATGAAAATGAAAGATAAAAGTCAGATAGAAAAAATAAGAAAACAACAATAA
- a CDS encoding amino acid permease: MENEDNNHKKIGLFGATCVVAGNMIGSGVFMLPASLAAVSSPGTTLMAWLVTGMGAIFMALSFARLGSKIPKTGGPYEFGKLAFGDFIGFLNAWLYWSATWISNAAIIIAIGSYASYLMPALNNGFNALLFNSAILWIFTFLNIKGAKEAASFETVITVFKFLVFIFFIIFAAIHFDIANVTPIMPQKKGISTLPLAAATTLWAFTGFESAAVGAGTIKNPEKNISRSTILGLVITILFYVAISFVAMGAIPQDVLSKSSSPMTDILAQFFGSRVVNIFNIAIVITILGTIAGWIMIAGHMSYAVAKDGLFPKVFAKLHPKYKTPYKGLIINGILTNILLILNSSKGMVSAYNFMILLATLSYLPVYATTSASDIILLFKCKGQLTVSKFIKIAIIPLIGFIYACWAIYGSGAETVLYGFMLMLAGVPFYIYMKLKNKKDISKADVDIDTVVQLSNK; this comes from the coding sequence ATGGAGAATGAAGATAATAATCATAAAAAAATAGGTTTATTTGGAGCTACTTGTGTAGTTGCAGGAAATATGATTGGCTCTGGAGTATTTATGTTGCCAGCTAGTTTAGCAGCAGTATCTAGTCCGGGCACTACTTTAATGGCATGGTTAGTTACGGGTATGGGAGCAATATTTATGGCTTTATCCTTTGCTAGATTAGGAAGTAAAATTCCAAAGACAGGAGGACCATATGAATTTGGTAAACTAGCTTTTGGAGATTTTATAGGATTTTTAAATGCTTGGCTTTATTGGAGTGCTACGTGGATATCTAATGCAGCGATTATAATAGCTATAGGAAGTTATGCATCTTATTTGATGCCAGCTTTAAATAATGGATTTAATGCACTTTTATTTAACAGTGCTATATTATGGATATTTACTTTTTTAAATATTAAAGGTGCAAAAGAAGCTGCTAGTTTTGAAACAGTTATCACAGTATTTAAATTTTTAGTATTTATATTCTTTATAATATTTGCAGCTATTCACTTTGATATTGCAAACGTTACTCCAATTATGCCACAAAAAAAGGGTATTAGTACCTTACCATTAGCAGCAGCTACTACATTATGGGCTTTTACAGGTTTTGAATCTGCTGCAGTAGGTGCTGGAACAATTAAAAATCCAGAAAAAAACATAAGTAGAAGTACCATATTAGGTTTAGTTATAACAATTCTTTTTTATGTTGCAATAAGTTTTGTTGCTATGGGAGCCATACCACAGGATGTCTTATCTAAAAGTTCTTCCCCAATGACAGATATATTGGCTCAATTCTTTGGTAGTAGAGTAGTAAATATATTTAATATAGCTATAGTTATAACTATATTAGGAACTATTGCAGGATGGATTATGATTGCAGGTCATATGAGTTATGCAGTAGCTAAAGATGGATTATTTCCTAAAGTATTTGCAAAATTACATCCCAAATATAAAACTCCGTATAAGGGATTAATAATAAATGGAATATTAACCAACATATTATTAATATTAAATTCATCAAAGGGAATGGTATCTGCTTATAATTTTATGATACTTTTAGCTACATTATCATATTTACCAGTTTATGCTACTACATCTGCATCAGATATAATTCTATTATTTAAATGTAAAGGACAATTGACTGTAAGCAAATTTATAAAGATAGCTATAATACCATTAATAGGATTTATTTATGCTTGTTGGGCAATATATGGCTCTGGAGCTGAAACTGTATTATATGGATTTATGTTAATGTTAGCAGGAGTTCCATTCTATATATATATGAAATTAAAAAATAAAAAAGATATATCTAAAGCTGATGTAGATATAGATACTGTTGTTCAGTTATCTAATAAATAA
- a CDS encoding Lrp/AsnC ligand binding domain-containing protein translates to MDLNIDGLDELDLQILEILIKDSRTPFLEIARKCHVSGGTIHVRMKKMHDIGIIKGTKLIIDNSKLGYDVCCFIGIYLDKASYFNSVLKELNEIKEITELHYTTGQYSIFVKVICQSITHLQNLLMNKIQKVEGIQRTDTFISLSQLIDRNIDI, encoded by the coding sequence ATGGATTTAAATATAGATGGTTTAGATGAACTAGACTTGCAAATACTTGAAATTTTAATTAAGGATTCTAGAACACCATTTTTAGAAATAGCTAGGAAATGTCATGTTAGTGGTGGTACTATACATGTTAGAATGAAGAAAATGCATGATATAGGCATAATAAAAGGAACCAAGCTTATAATAGACAATTCTAAACTAGGCTATGATGTTTGCTGTTTTATAGGAATTTATTTAGATAAAGCCTCTTACTTTAATTCCGTATTAAAAGAATTAAACGAAATTAAAGAGATAACAGAACTCCATTATACAACAGGTCAATACTCTATATTCGTAAAAGTAATATGTCAGAGCATAACTCATTTACAAAATTTATTAATGAATAAAATACAAAAAGTTGAAGGAATCCAAAGAACTGATACATTCATTTCTTTATCCCAATTAATAGATAGAAACATAGACATATAA
- a CDS encoding APC family permease, with product MIKKFLDILIGQPLPNERSSHEKYNVPFGLAIMASDAVSSVSYAAEEILGVLIAVIGLASYKWLGWVSLMIIILLLILTASYIQIIHAYPQGGGAYVVAKKNINLKSGLIAASALLVDYILTVAVSSSAGVAAIISAFPSLGRHKIILAVGIIIILTILNLRGVSESAKIFSLPAYLFILSMVFMIIYGLIKYSIYGAPEPMVHSQIKATGELSVFLILKAFSSGCSALTGLEAVSNSVPNFKEPSQKNAKTVMILLSCLILFIFGGTSILARFYRTIPVGYPTVIAQLAYGIFGHSFMFYIIQFTTAMILIMACNTAFTGFPMLMYTVGKDGFVPRQFTVRGKRLGFSNGIVALSFVACLLVIAFNAETHSLLPLYAVGVFLSFTLAQAGMVKHWSKNREKGWRSRSIINAFGAFLAAATTLIIAYEKFLHGAWMVIIIIPILVFSMISIKKHYNSVAIQLRVETEDLKNYNLNKSFTQIIVVPIASLNKAALATLQYARSLSPYVIALNVSTDNKEIDKLKNRWGKLNTDILLVAKYSTYRAVVTPLLDYINQIANATSESEKITVMIPQFITHEGLGEVLHNHTGFIIRENLLRNKNVIVSTYPYHLEDTDVEV from the coding sequence ATGATAAAAAAATTCCTAGATATACTTATTGGTCAACCTTTACCAAACGAAAGAAGTTCACATGAAAAATATAATGTTCCATTTGGATTAGCCATTATGGCAAGCGATGCTGTTTCATCTGTTTCCTATGCTGCTGAAGAAATACTTGGTGTACTGATTGCTGTAATAGGTTTAGCATCTTATAAATGGCTTGGTTGGGTTTCATTAATGATTATAATATTACTACTTATTTTAACTGCTTCTTATATACAAATAATACATGCATATCCTCAAGGTGGTGGTGCATATGTAGTTGCTAAGAAAAATATTAATTTAAAATCAGGATTAATAGCAGCTTCCGCATTGCTAGTTGATTATATATTAACCGTTGCAGTAAGCTCCAGCGCTGGAGTAGCTGCGATAATATCTGCCTTTCCTAGTTTAGGTAGACATAAAATTATATTAGCAGTCGGTATTATAATAATACTGACAATTTTAAATTTAAGAGGAGTTAGTGAGTCAGCTAAAATATTTAGCTTACCTGCTTACCTCTTTATATTAAGTATGGTTTTTATGATAATTTATGGACTAATAAAATACTCTATTTATGGTGCCCCTGAACCTATGGTGCATAGTCAAATAAAAGCCACTGGAGAACTAAGTGTTTTTCTAATTTTAAAGGCATTTTCCTCAGGTTGTTCTGCATTGACTGGTCTTGAAGCGGTAAGTAACTCTGTACCAAACTTTAAGGAACCATCTCAGAAAAATGCTAAAACTGTTATGATACTTTTATCTTGTTTGATACTATTTATATTTGGCGGGACTTCAATACTTGCTAGATTTTATCGAACTATTCCTGTGGGATATCCTACTGTAATAGCACAACTAGCTTATGGTATTTTTGGTCATAGTTTTATGTTTTATATAATCCAATTTACAACTGCAATGATACTTATTATGGCATGTAATACAGCTTTTACTGGCTTTCCAATGCTTATGTATACTGTAGGTAAAGATGGATTTGTTCCAAGACAATTTACTGTAAGAGGCAAAAGATTGGGTTTTTCAAATGGAATAGTTGCTCTATCTTTTGTAGCTTGTTTATTAGTTATTGCATTTAATGCAGAAACTCATAGTCTTTTACCTTTATATGCGGTTGGTGTATTTCTTTCATTTACATTAGCTCAAGCAGGTATGGTAAAGCATTGGAGCAAAAATAGAGAAAAAGGCTGGAGAAGTCGATCTATTATTAATGCTTTCGGTGCTTTTCTAGCTGCTGCAACAACTTTAATCATAGCCTATGAAAAATTTCTACATGGAGCATGGATGGTTATTATCATAATACCTATTCTTGTTTTTTCAATGATATCTATAAAAAAACATTATAATAGTGTAGCAATTCAACTTAGAGTTGAAACTGAAGATTTAAAAAATTATAATTTAAATAAATCATTTACACAAATTATTGTAGTTCCAATAGCAAGCTTAAATAAAGCTGCCTTGGCAACATTGCAATATGCTAGAAGTTTATCACCTTATGTTATAGCGCTTAATGTTTCTACAGACAATAAAGAAATTGATAAACTAAAAAATAGATGGGGAAAACTTAATACAGATATACTGCTTGTAGCAAAATATTCTACTTACAGAGCAGTTGTTACTCCTTTATTAGATTATATTAATCAGATAGCTAATGCTACAAGTGAATCTGAAAAAATCACTGTTATGATACCTCAGTTTATAACTCATGAAGGTTTAGGAGAAGTCCTACATAACCACACTGGTTTTATAATTAGAGAAAACTTACTAAGAAATAAGAATGTTATAGTGTCAACCTATCCATATCACTTAGAAGATACTGACGTAGAAGTTTAA
- a CDS encoding ABC transporter permease produces MFQNNNGAVVRKLTKRSIKSSKNYIAIIAITLTTLLFTSMFTITGSLRAAIKDSDMRKMGTSAHAGLKHLTGEEYEKASKDKKIHNTSHSIIIGDAQGVSFHKLPTEVRWGEDNYAKWTFNFPTQGKMPTSKKEVAMSSSVLDALHIPYRLGEKIKLTVKTDEKIFTDTFILCGIWKGDSVAFRQTIWLSKSYCDEVAPVIESKEGDSKFTGYIDSLIMFPSSWNIEKNINELASNYNIDEGKIAVNSAYDTAEIDVENLIVIAFILIIIFIAGYLLIYNIFYISVAQDIRNYGLLKTVGMTSKQIRKMVRFKALILSCIGIPVGLILGWPIGRILVPYIINILGEDMRVVTTSNPFIFVFAALFSLITVYLSCIKPAKVASKVSSIEAVRYNETNKNIISKKKTKSTHRVKPLSMALANLRRNSKKVFIVVLSFALSLVILNSTYSYVHSFDFDKFVASTSISDFSVADRSIIKSSSPFNTSGISNNFINEVKSLKGLERMGNIYMTTSRQYCSNDAYNRLKKYVNSLDDKKKEEVMNYSIMVKKFSGVNIFGFDTWPSEYIKVIDGSLDNNSWKNGEGIYVTPWKLVEDGKLSIYKPGDTIDVDFGDGKRKNYKVLAIVDYAEAFQSPQNVDQGLEYILPSKEFLSNFGLMKPMRTILNVDDKNLDKTEEWLKNYCTNKESSLDFWSRKTLQKQFSSLTIMYTAIGGALCLILAIIGILNFINSMITSIITRRRELAMLQAVGMTDKQIKSMLIIEGSGYAILGLILSIILGSIANVTLVPALGADLYYFTWKFTLTPILLCIIPLVLITALAPILCYRRLSKGSVVEQLRIVE; encoded by the coding sequence ATGTTTCAAAATAATAATGGAGCTGTTGTTAGGAAGCTAACAAAGCGTTCTATTAAGTCAAGTAAAAACTATATTGCTATTATTGCCATTACTTTAACAACACTTTTGTTTACAAGCATGTTTACTATTACAGGTAGCCTAAGAGCTGCTATAAAGGATAGTGATATGCGAAAAATGGGAACCTCTGCCCATGCTGGATTAAAGCATTTAACAGGAGAGGAATATGAAAAAGCATCTAAAGATAAAAAAATCCATAACACATCTCATTCCATAATTATTGGAGATGCACAAGGAGTATCTTTTCATAAATTGCCCACAGAGGTGAGGTGGGGCGAAGATAATTATGCAAAGTGGACGTTTAACTTTCCTACCCAGGGTAAAATGCCAACAAGTAAAAAGGAAGTTGCTATGAGCAGTTCAGTACTTGATGCTCTCCATATTCCTTATAGGTTAGGAGAAAAAATTAAATTAACTGTTAAAACTGATGAGAAAATTTTCACAGATACTTTTATATTATGCGGTATATGGAAGGGAGATTCAGTAGCTTTTAGGCAAACAATTTGGCTTTCAAAATCTTATTGTGATGAAGTAGCACCTGTTATTGAATCAAAAGAAGGTGACAGTAAATTTACTGGATATATAGATAGTTTAATAATGTTTCCATCATCTTGGAATATTGAGAAAAATATAAATGAACTTGCTTCTAATTATAATATAGACGAGGGAAAAATAGCAGTTAATTCTGCCTATGATACAGCTGAAATTGATGTTGAAAATTTAATAGTTATTGCTTTTATATTGATTATTATTTTTATTGCGGGATATTTATTAATTTATAATATCTTTTATATTTCAGTTGCACAGGATATTAGAAATTATGGACTATTAAAAACAGTAGGTATGACTTCTAAACAAATAAGAAAAATGGTTCGATTTAAGGCGCTAATTTTATCCTGTATAGGTATTCCTGTTGGGTTAATTTTAGGATGGCCAATTGGACGTATTTTAGTTCCTTATATTATAAATATTTTAGGTGAAGATATGCGTGTTGTTACAACTAGCAACCCTTTTATATTTGTATTTGCAGCACTTTTTAGTTTAATAACTGTGTATTTAAGTTGTATTAAGCCAGCTAAAGTTGCATCAAAGGTTTCATCTATTGAAGCAGTACGATATAATGAAACAAATAAAAACATTATATCAAAAAAGAAAACAAAATCTACTCATAGAGTAAAACCATTATCAATGGCTCTAGCCAATCTTAGAAGAAATAGTAAGAAGGTTTTTATAGTTGTTTTATCCTTTGCACTTAGTTTAGTAATTCTTAATAGTACCTATTCTTATGTTCATTCTTTTGATTTTGACAAATTTGTAGCTAGTACTAGTATATCAGATTTTTCAGTAGCAGATAGATCTATTATTAAAAGCTCAAGTCCTTTTAATACTTCAGGTATAAGTAATAATTTTATTAATGAAGTTAAGTCATTAAAGGGATTAGAAAGAATGGGGAATATTTATATGACTACTAGTCGTCAATATTGTAGCAATGATGCGTATAATCGTTTAAAAAAATATGTTAACTCCCTAGATGATAAAAAAAAGGAAGAAGTTATGAATTATTCAATAATGGTAAAAAAATTTTCAGGAGTAAATATTTTTGGCTTTGATACTTGGCCATCAGAATATATTAAAGTTATAGATGGATCTTTAGATAATAATAGTTGGAAAAATGGAGAAGGTATTTATGTAACTCCATGGAAACTTGTTGAAGATGGAAAATTGAGTATATATAAACCCGGAGATACTATTGATGTAGACTTTGGCGATGGTAAAAGAAAAAATTATAAAGTATTAGCAATAGTAGATTATGCTGAAGCCTTTCAGTCACCACAGAATGTTGATCAAGGATTAGAATATATACTTCCTTCAAAAGAGTTTTTATCCAATTTTGGTTTAATGAAACCAATGCGTACTATTCTTAATGTGGATGATAAAAATCTTGATAAAACAGAAGAATGGCTTAAAAATTACTGTACTAATAAAGAGTCATCCTTAGACTTTTGGTCTAGGAAAACATTGCAAAAGCAATTTAGTAGTCTTACAATAATGTATACTGCTATAGGCGGTGCCCTATGTTTAATTCTTGCAATAATAGGAATACTAAACTTTATCAATTCTATGATTACATCTATTATCACAAGAAGAAGAGAACTTGCAATGCTCCAAGCTGTTGGTATGACAGATAAACAAATAAAATCTATGTTAATTATTGAAGGATCTGGATATGCTATTTTAGGATTGATTTTATCTATAATACTAGGAAGTATTGCAAATGTTACCTTAGTTCCAGCTCTGGGTGCTGATCTTTATTACTTTACCTGGAAGTTTACTTTAACCCCTATACTACTATGTATAATTCCCTTAGTTTTAATAACAGCTTTAGCTCCAATTTTATGCTATCGTAGATTATCAAAGGGTAGTGTTGTTGAACAACTAAGGATTGTAGAATAA
- a CDS encoding ABC transporter ATP-binding protein, producing MSILQITNLKKYYGEEPNLVKALDGVNITIEKGEFVSVVGTSGSGKSTLLHMMGGLDNYTSGSVIVRDKELSNMNKEELVIFRRRNIGFIFQSYNLVPMLNVYENIVLPLELDGESVDKPFLNKIVKILALEDKLQNMVNNLSGGQQQRVAIARALLTKPAIILADEPTGNLDSKTSADVMGLLKMTSKKFSQTIVMITHNNEIAQLADRIIRIEDGKVMV from the coding sequence ATGAGTATTTTACAGATAACTAATTTAAAAAAATATTATGGGGAAGAGCCAAATCTTGTGAAAGCTCTAGATGGAGTAAATATTACCATTGAAAAGGGAGAGTTTGTATCCGTAGTAGGTACATCTGGAAGTGGTAAATCTACTTTACTTCATATGATGGGAGGATTAGATAATTATACATCTGGAAGTGTTATTGTAAGGGATAAAGAGCTTTCTAATATGAATAAAGAGGAGCTTGTTATTTTTAGACGCCGCAATATAGGATTTATTTTTCAAAGTTACAATTTAGTACCCATGCTTAATGTTTATGAAAATATTGTTTTGCCTTTAGAACTAGATGGAGAATCTGTAGATAAGCCTTTTCTGAATAAAATTGTTAAAATTCTAGCTTTAGAAGATAAGCTACAAAATATGGTGAACAATCTTTCAGGTGGTCAGCAGCAGCGTGTAGCCATTGCAAGAGCCTTACTTACAAAACCTGCCATTATTCTTGCAGATGAACCTACAGGAAACTTAGATAGTAAAACAAGTGCTGATGTAATGGGACTTTTAAAAATGACCAGTAAAAAATTTAGTCAAACTATTGTAATGATTACTCATAACAATGAAATTGCTCAACTTGCTGATAGAATCATTCGTATTGAAGACGGTAAAGTTATGGTCTAA
- a CDS encoding HAMP domain-containing histidine kinase, with protein MKSKKLSIVQSYLWIFIGIFISSSIFITSLYIITHNRIIILWGIIFILCIYIWVVIFMFLIRKKLLLFISNISYSLDNMMNGNSNIYVNLEEETLLSKVNYRIKRLSEIMKENNSRVSQEKADLEKLVSDISHQVKTPIANLKMINATLLQGNVSKKEQIDFLKSMDGQLDKLDFLMQSMIKTSRLETGIITLEKKNYSIYETVAAVMGSILFKAEKKKIQITVNCDANLFALHDRKWTTEALFNIVDNAVKYTPVGGEIHINCSKLEMYTRIDIIDNGRGIKESHQAEIFKRFYREKDVHDLPGIGIGLYLAREIITMEGGYIKVISKEGEGSTFSVFLLNS; from the coding sequence ATGAAGTCAAAGAAATTATCTATTGTACAAAGTTATTTATGGATTTTTATTGGGATTTTTATATCATCAAGTATTTTTATTACCTCATTATATATAATTACTCATAATAGAATAATTATTTTATGGGGGATTATTTTTATTTTGTGTATATACATATGGGTTGTAATATTTATGTTTTTAATAAGGAAAAAATTATTATTATTTATTTCTAATATTTCATATTCATTAGATAATATGATGAATGGTAATAGTAACATCTATGTTAACTTAGAGGAAGAAACCTTATTATCAAAAGTCAATTATAGGATTAAAAGACTGTCTGAAATTATGAAAGAAAATAATAGTAGAGTTTCCCAGGAAAAAGCTGATCTTGAAAAATTAGTTTCAGACATTTCTCATCAAGTAAAAACTCCTATAGCAAATCTAAAGATGATTAATGCTACTTTATTACAGGGTAATGTATCAAAAAAAGAACAAATAGATTTTTTAAAATCAATGGATGGTCAGCTTGATAAGCTAGATTTCCTAATGCAATCTATGATAAAGACTTCAAGGCTTGAAACAGGAATAATAACTTTAGAGAAAAAGAATTATTCCATTTATGAAACCGTTGCAGCAGTAATGGGATCTATTTTATTTAAAGCTGAAAAAAAGAAAATACAAATTACGGTTAATTGTGATGCTAATTTATTTGCTTTACATGATAGAAAATGGACAACTGAGGCATTATTTAATATTGTAGATAATGCTGTAAAATATACTCCTGTAGGTGGTGAGATTCATATAAATTGTTCAAAATTAGAAATGTATACTAGAATTGATATAATAGATAATGGCAGGGGTATAAAAGAAAGCCATCAAGCTGAAATTTTTAAACGATTTTATAGAGAAAAAGATGTGCATGACCTTCCTGGTATTGGTATTGGGTTATATTTGGCTCGTGAAATTATAACAATGGAAGGTGGTTATATTAAAGTAATATCTAAAGAAGGAGAGGGTTCTACCTTTTCTGTATTTCTTTTAAATAGCTAA